One Verrucomicrobiota bacterium genomic window carries:
- a CDS encoding GspE/PulE family protein translates to MDLIPVLVEIAKQSGCTEVDALKEKFVEAGQSGLSFVTEALDSGFIDEDRFLQGICEWLSLDWQQDVMSSLDPGLKNILPAQIALRYRVVPFRQDGALTTLLTYDPFDLLARQSAAQQISGQILWAIAPRRHILGALRQIYGVGAETFDEILEGRQDIEDYLSQKEEINIVDSEDPEASVVKFVNQIIREALQDRATDIHFEPLENDLRVRFRIDGVLHEIPVPDRIKLLQSSVISRLKIMSHLDIAERRLPQDGRINMEYQGKPVDVRVATIPSVTGESVSLRLLSQEKFDFYKLGLNPAAEEKLRNLLALPNGIILLTGPTGCGKSTSLYTFLSAINTHERRIVTVEDPVEYKLPGVIQIAVKPDIGLSFAAGLRHILRADPNIVMVGEVRDVETAEIAIRAALTGHLVFSTLHTNDAIGGITRLVDMGVEPFLVSSAVRAFLAQRLVRVLCPECKAPASYPAGYLKGIGFPQGMEDKVRKTVGCEHCKNTGYSGRTAIFEICTVSPRITDLIIQGKSASALMAVAIEEGMKTLRDAGWDKVIEGKTTVEEVLRVTSANVEQLDE, encoded by the coding sequence ATGGATTTGATTCCGGTACTAGTGGAGATCGCCAAACAAAGCGGGTGCACCGAAGTGGATGCGCTCAAGGAGAAATTTGTCGAGGCGGGGCAAAGTGGATTATCCTTTGTCACGGAAGCCCTCGACTCCGGATTTATCGATGAGGACCGTTTTTTACAAGGGATATGTGAATGGTTGAGCCTAGACTGGCAACAGGATGTGATGAGTTCCCTTGACCCGGGATTAAAAAATATTTTGCCTGCGCAAATTGCGTTGCGCTACCGCGTGGTGCCATTCCGTCAGGACGGGGCTTTGACGACACTCTTGACTTATGATCCGTTTGATTTACTCGCACGGCAATCGGCTGCACAACAAATTTCAGGCCAGATCCTTTGGGCTATCGCCCCCCGCCGCCATATCCTGGGTGCCCTCAGGCAAATCTACGGTGTCGGGGCGGAAACTTTCGATGAGATCCTCGAGGGCCGCCAGGATATCGAAGATTATCTTTCTCAGAAAGAAGAGATTAATATTGTGGACTCGGAAGACCCGGAAGCTTCCGTCGTGAAATTCGTTAACCAGATCATCAGGGAAGCCCTCCAGGACCGGGCGACGGACATCCATTTTGAACCCCTTGAGAACGATTTGCGCGTGCGGTTTCGGATCGATGGCGTCCTGCATGAAATCCCCGTGCCCGACCGGATCAAATTGCTCCAGTCATCGGTGATCTCACGCTTGAAAATCATGTCGCACCTTGATATCGCCGAGCGGCGTTTACCCCAGGACGGACGTATCAATATGGAGTACCAGGGCAAACCCGTCGATGTGCGTGTGGCGACGATTCCATCGGTGACAGGAGAGAGTGTCTCCTTGCGTCTGCTTAGCCAGGAGAAATTCGACTTTTATAAACTCGGACTGAATCCCGCTGCTGAAGAAAAGCTGCGCAATTTGCTCGCCCTGCCCAATGGGATTATCCTTTTAACAGGCCCGACGGGCTGTGGAAAGTCCACATCTCTTTACACCTTTTTATCTGCGATTAATACCCATGAACGGAGGATCGTGACCGTCGAGGATCCAGTAGAATACAAGTTGCCCGGGGTCATCCAGATTGCGGTCAAGCCGGACATAGGCCTGTCCTTTGCCGCCGGACTACGCCATATTTTGCGTGCTGATCCGAATATCGTGATGGTCGGTGAGGTGCGTGACGTGGAAACGGCCGAGATCGCCATCCGCGCCGCATTAACCGGGCACTTGGTCTTTAGTACACTGCATACAAATGATGCCATCGGGGGGATCACACGTTTGGTGGATATGGGGGTGGAACCATTTTTAGTGTCTTCGGCTGTCCGTGCTTTCTTGGCCCAAAGACTCGTCCGGGTACTCTGCCCTGAATGTAAAGCCCCAGCTTCTTATCCAGCGGGTTATTTGAAAGGGATCGGGTTCCCACAAGGCATGGAAGACAAAGTCCGTAAAACGGTGGGGTGTGAACATTGCAAGAATACCGGGTATTCGGGAAGAACAGCGATTTTCGAGATATGCACGGTTTCTCCCCGGATTACTGACTTGATTATCCAAGGCAAATCCGCATCGGCACTCATGGCCGTGGCTATCGAGGAAGGTATGAAGACACTCCGCGACGCCGGTTGGGACAAAGTCATCGAAGGGAAAACAACCGTTGAGGAAGTCCTCCGCGTCACCTCGGCGAATGTCGAGCAATTAGATGAATAA
- a CDS encoding secretin N-terminal domain-containing protein has protein sequence MRNLSVLLMALLFAPPLLIAQGADGVFDSQVPADPATPPESKATGTSDGEELTPLVYPNIDVNEILNIYQKMTGKRIIKDVNVQGRISIISPQPVPKEQAIRIIEAALAMNGISLVPMKGEDAIKVIPQGKSPRGEGIPFYADATSLPSGDTMVDYYMPFKYITVNEAMQIFTAYLQGGATPPQIVPVQNTQAVIITDKASNMRKLIEVQKQIDVPPAKVISEFVTLERADAERVVEIITKILDNREQQSGGAPLGPPGAPGATIAGSNISQTEKGLVAGTVKLIPDPRTNRIFVSARPVSFPYIKQLIQEFDKSIKLVPPLEYPLKFIPAGEVLPLLESTLSENKDQQTTSSGNLAPTNVNRPQSSAPRAGGGSADRQLADGMEALAEPNGDTAPQSITIGKTRIIADKKANSILVMGSPEVAEKVKTILKALDKRPQQVYLATVIGELSLTEGDEFGVDFLQRYAGSAKNGAASFSRTTGEGALSVTNGLNPLQVLAAATTGLNVYGKLLGDLNILVKALESNNRFKVISRPVVYTINNRKATISSGRQVAVPTQTLSSFTGDSTPVTQSNIQYKDIVLQLDVVPLINSDKEVTLEILQTANDQAGSTVISGNTIPTISTKVLKTTVTVPSGSTVVLGGLISDRTSRDVTGVPVLSSIPLLGYLFKTTKITTDRSELIIMIQPVVVDNNMETQIASDAELARTQLRPSIERVAKEKPENSVRSGKKKLKDDTEKKNFWE, from the coding sequence ATGAGAAATTTATCTGTATTATTAATGGCATTATTGTTTGCCCCGCCCCTTTTGATAGCCCAGGGGGCTGACGGGGTATTTGATTCACAAGTCCCAGCGGACCCCGCCACTCCACCAGAGTCGAAGGCTACCGGCACCTCCGATGGTGAGGAATTGACGCCCTTAGTCTATCCGAATATCGATGTGAATGAGATCCTGAATATTTATCAGAAGATGACGGGCAAACGGATTATTAAGGATGTAAATGTGCAGGGTAGGATCAGCATCATCTCGCCGCAGCCGGTTCCTAAAGAACAGGCGATCCGGATTATTGAAGCTGCCTTGGCGATGAATGGGATATCATTGGTGCCCATGAAAGGCGAAGATGCCATAAAAGTCATTCCCCAAGGTAAAAGCCCGCGGGGGGAAGGTATTCCCTTTTATGCGGATGCCACTAGCCTCCCCAGCGGGGATACGATGGTGGATTATTACATGCCCTTTAAATATATTACGGTTAATGAGGCGATGCAGATTTTTACGGCATATTTGCAGGGTGGTGCGACACCGCCGCAAATTGTTCCTGTCCAGAATACCCAGGCGGTTATTATCACTGATAAGGCCTCAAATATGCGGAAATTAATCGAGGTCCAAAAACAAATCGATGTGCCTCCGGCCAAAGTAATCAGTGAGTTTGTGACGCTGGAAAGGGCCGATGCGGAAAGAGTGGTCGAGATCATTACAAAGATCCTGGATAATCGTGAACAACAAAGTGGTGGCGCTCCGCTCGGGCCTCCCGGTGCCCCCGGCGCGACGATAGCCGGATCAAATATTTCCCAGACAGAAAAGGGGCTTGTCGCGGGAACAGTGAAGTTGATTCCTGATCCACGGACAAACCGGATTTTTGTCAGTGCCAGGCCCGTGAGTTTTCCTTACATTAAACAATTGATCCAGGAGTTTGATAAATCAATCAAGCTCGTGCCCCCGCTGGAGTATCCGCTGAAATTTATTCCAGCCGGTGAAGTCTTGCCCCTGCTAGAGTCCACCCTCTCTGAAAATAAGGACCAGCAGACTACCTCCTCTGGTAATCTCGCCCCCACAAATGTGAATCGTCCTCAATCGTCGGCTCCTCGGGCCGGAGGCGGTTCCGCCGACCGGCAGTTGGCGGATGGAATGGAAGCATTGGCCGAGCCGAATGGTGATACGGCGCCACAATCAATCACAATCGGAAAAACGCGCATCATTGCCGACAAAAAGGCTAATTCAATTTTGGTGATGGGTTCCCCAGAGGTGGCAGAGAAAGTGAAAACGATTCTGAAAGCGCTCGATAAACGCCCGCAACAGGTTTACCTCGCGACAGTCATTGGTGAATTATCCCTGACTGAAGGTGATGAGTTTGGTGTGGATTTCCTCCAGAGATATGCGGGGAGTGCGAAGAACGGGGCGGCTAGTTTTTCTCGGACAACGGGAGAGGGGGCATTAAGTGTCACCAATGGCCTGAACCCCTTGCAGGTCTTGGCCGCAGCGACCACGGGGTTAAATGTCTATGGTAAACTCTTGGGCGACCTTAATATCCTGGTCAAAGCCTTGGAAAGTAATAACCGTTTCAAAGTCATATCCCGCCCGGTGGTTTATACGATCAACAACCGGAAGGCGACAATATCCTCAGGGCGTCAGGTGGCTGTTCCCACCCAGACACTGTCGAGTTTTACCGGAGACTCCACCCCCGTGACCCAATCAAATATCCAATACAAGGATATTGTCTTGCAGCTCGACGTGGTTCCTCTGATAAACTCGGATAAAGAAGTGACCTTGGAAATCCTCCAAACCGCAAATGATCAAGCGGGGAGTACGGTGATCTCGGGCAATACGATCCCCACGATCAGTACCAAAGTTTTAAAAACAACGGTCACCGTGCCGAGTGGATCCACGGTGGTGCTTGGTGGTTTGATTTCCGACCGGACTAGTCGTGATGTGACAGGGGTGCCTGTGCTGAGTAGTATCCCACTCTTGGGTTATTTATTCAAAACGACAAAAATCACGACCGACCGGAGTGAATTGATTATTATGATCCAACCTGTGGTCGTCGATAATAACATGGAAACCCAAATTGCCAGTGATGCCGAATTAGCCCGTACTCAGTTGAGGCCTTCAATTGAACGTGTCGCGAAGGAAAAACCCGAGAATAGTGTCCGCTCCGGGAAGAAAAAACTCAAGGACGACACTGAAAAGAAGAATTTCTGGGAGTAA
- a CDS encoding type II secretion system protein GspK: protein MDRRHDFQSGAILLLVLWAIVVLSISVFALLSTLEWNTSKFSLEAKRFKAYQWARSGLAYALNPEVEMDSPLLTGEKTPEGYFEVKMKTETSKLNINELLNIKNRPVLERLFTSWGIKDQAQGKLIDRLMDWVDKDDLRLLNGAEKDDYERQGMQARPRNGYFQSVEEIRLVIGAEELLNEAHPGWEDAFTVFGSGEIDINRASGDVLTAYLNINQYQVEALIEQRESLRKQNPESKGFENLDQVRQILGMSPEQFKVFEGALILDSSIYDIESTGYTGDVRRVIRVVVNRAGTPGEYYLWQEK, encoded by the coding sequence ATGGACAGGCGACACGATTTTCAGTCAGGGGCGATTCTCCTTTTGGTGTTATGGGCCATTGTCGTTTTGTCGATCAGTGTCTTCGCGCTTTTGTCCACGCTGGAGTGGAATACATCAAAATTCTCACTGGAAGCAAAACGTTTCAAAGCTTACCAATGGGCCCGGAGTGGGTTAGCGTATGCCTTGAATCCGGAAGTGGAAATGGACAGTCCCCTTTTGACGGGGGAGAAAACTCCCGAGGGATATTTCGAGGTGAAGATGAAAACGGAAACCTCAAAGTTAAATATCAACGAGTTATTAAATATCAAGAACCGGCCTGTGCTTGAGCGGTTATTCACATCGTGGGGAATCAAGGATCAGGCCCAGGGGAAATTAATCGACCGCCTCATGGATTGGGTCGATAAAGACGACCTGCGGTTGTTGAATGGGGCTGAAAAGGATGATTATGAAAGGCAGGGGATGCAGGCCCGGCCAAGGAATGGTTATTTCCAGTCGGTGGAGGAAATAAGGCTGGTCATCGGTGCTGAAGAATTATTAAATGAAGCCCATCCCGGATGGGAGGATGCATTCACCGTATTCGGTTCCGGCGAAATCGATATCAATAGGGCGTCAGGCGATGTTTTGACGGCTTATTTAAATATCAATCAATACCAAGTCGAGGCCCTGATCGAACAGAGGGAGTCCCTCCGGAAGCAGAACCCGGAGTCCAAAGGCTTTGAGAACTTAGACCAAGTCAGGCAGATTCTGGGGATGAGTCCTGAGCAATTCAAAGTTTTTGAGGGGGCTTTGATTTTAGATAGTAGTATATATGATATAGAAAGCACGGGTTACACCGGTGATGTCCGGCGTGTGATCCGAGTGGTGGTTAACCGGGCGGGAACACCGGGGGAATATTACCTCTGGCAGGAAAAGTAA